From a single Gimesia fumaroli genomic region:
- a CDS encoding LptF/LptG family permease, whose product MFTTFDRYLLKRYFHVFIIGFIATYGLYVVFDGFTNIDGFQAGIKDDSSTSLLMIMLEYYTFQSSIFFDMVSPILTVLSGVVVFSLMVRHGELNPVLSAGIPTYRLAIPLALATIVVNCFIVANQELLIPNIADKVQAERGDLGSSSQFVEPVYDFSTRIMINGQELYLTDKKMVNAEFVLSKPTVHDFVTVKASEAFYQPGTLDSPGGWLLKDARPNYAELEIAEFAKEMILTGTNPNDIFIVTDVGCDQLCNRNTSALISTPELIARINNPSFSDLSIRKQTLDLHSRLTRPFMNLIAVMMSIPFVLRKESRSQILNIAICSCVMGSLFAISQCFFYLGTARIITPDQAAWFPVITCGAMAAWFSNRVWT is encoded by the coding sequence GTGTTTACTACCTTCGACCGTTATTTATTAAAACGCTATTTTCATGTGTTCATCATTGGGTTCATCGCTACCTACGGACTCTATGTCGTATTCGATGGATTTACGAATATTGATGGCTTTCAGGCGGGCATTAAAGATGATTCTTCAACCAGCCTGCTGATGATCATGCTGGAATACTATACATTTCAGTCCAGCATCTTCTTTGATATGGTCAGCCCGATCCTGACGGTCCTCTCTGGAGTTGTCGTGTTTTCGCTGATGGTTCGGCATGGAGAGCTGAACCCGGTTCTTTCGGCGGGAATTCCAACGTATCGACTTGCGATTCCGCTCGCTTTGGCAACGATCGTGGTCAATTGCTTTATTGTCGCAAATCAGGAGCTCTTGATCCCCAACATTGCGGATAAGGTTCAGGCAGAACGCGGCGATTTGGGAAGTAGTTCTCAGTTTGTTGAACCCGTCTATGATTTCAGCACTCGGATTATGATTAACGGACAGGAACTCTATCTCACTGATAAAAAAATGGTGAATGCCGAGTTTGTATTGTCAAAGCCGACAGTACATGACTTTGTGACTGTCAAAGCCAGTGAAGCCTTTTATCAGCCTGGAACTCTGGACAGTCCAGGAGGCTGGTTACTTAAAGATGCCAGACCTAACTATGCAGAACTGGAAATCGCTGAGTTTGCGAAAGAAATGATTCTCACTGGCACAAATCCCAATGATATTTTTATCGTGACAGATGTCGGCTGCGATCAACTCTGTAACCGCAATACCAGTGCTTTGATTTCGACGCCCGAATTAATTGCTCGCATTAATAATCCCTCTTTCAGTGATCTTTCAATTCGCAAGCAGACGCTCGACCTGCATTCCCGCTTGACCCGACCTTTTATGAACCTGATTGCTGTCATGATGTCGATTCCGTTTGTGCTGCGGAAAGAGAGTCGTAGCCAAATCTTAAATATCGCCATCTGTTCCTGCGTTATGGGGAGCCTGTTTGCGATTTCGCAGTGCTTCTTTTATCTGGGGACAGCCCGGATTATTACTCCCGATCAGGCTGCCTGGTTTCCGGTGATCACCTGCGGCGCAATGGCCGCCTGGTTTTCCAATCGTGTCTGGACCTGA
- a CDS encoding TraR/DksA family transcriptional regulator translates to MVRKDAIIRLHQQLLNRRDELKKLVSDSSEGSSASRSTVEDSGDAALRETRQGLESHLAEIEYKELMQIRRAISLIQEGRYGHCENCNKNIPIARLKAVPYTMFCVDCAQQRESMGLTNHDLASDWENAYEYEGRLNDQEVRIHDLDLEK, encoded by the coding sequence GTGGTCCGAAAAGACGCAATAATCCGGTTGCATCAGCAACTGTTGAATCGACGAGATGAGCTTAAAAAGCTGGTGAGCGACAGTTCAGAAGGATCTTCTGCCAGCCGCTCTACAGTAGAAGATAGTGGTGATGCCGCCTTGCGTGAAACACGTCAGGGGCTGGAATCGCACTTGGCGGAAATCGAATATAAAGAATTGATGCAGATTCGCCGTGCGATCTCATTGATCCAGGAAGGTCGCTATGGTCATTGCGAGAACTGCAATAAAAATATTCCGATTGCGCGGCTTAAGGCGGTTCCATATACGATGTTTTGTGTCGATTGTGCACAACAGCGCGAATCAATGGGCTTAACCAATCATGATCTTGCTAGCGATTGGGAAAACGCCTACGAGTACGAAGGACGTCTTAACGATCAAGAAGTCAGAATTCACGATTTAGATCTCGAAAAATAA